From a single Methylacidiphilum kamchatkense Kam1 genomic region:
- a CDS encoding radical SAM/SPASM domain-containing protein translates to MITYSVLGIMLRKKCPLACAHCITDSSPQAEGMLEESFVFSVLEEAVGLTPVVSFTGGEAFLNSEILIRCILKAKEFGFKVTAVTGCGWVRTEKHAFSVIEAVKKAGLDRLCISWDQYHLAFKNGWKLQAVAKAAWQWQIPLVIRSVITPLSYNEKDPFLPDLGEVQYHLEKVPLIKLGRANALPEEDFFWEYSPPTGVCVVILSPVVEYDGRVFACCGPSHYASHYSPLVLGDARKTSLREILSKAKEDPILEIIALLGPYGLFRILKDRFPLINVPERARYSSICDLCMDILNEPQLVEKLREYFVGKDGKSFLVASRMMEKIQPS, encoded by the coding sequence ATGATAACTTATTCGGTCTTAGGAATAATGCTTAGGAAAAAATGCCCACTGGCTTGTGCGCATTGTATTACCGATTCATCACCCCAAGCAGAGGGGATGCTTGAGGAGTCCTTTGTTTTTTCTGTTCTGGAAGAGGCAGTTGGACTAACTCCAGTGGTGAGTTTTACGGGTGGTGAAGCTTTTTTGAATAGCGAAATATTAATCCGATGTATCCTTAAAGCCAAAGAATTTGGTTTTAAAGTGACCGCAGTAACAGGATGTGGATGGGTTCGAACCGAAAAACATGCTTTCTCGGTCATCGAAGCGGTTAAAAAAGCAGGCTTAGACAGGCTTTGTATCAGTTGGGATCAATATCATTTAGCTTTTAAAAACGGATGGAAATTACAAGCAGTCGCGAAAGCTGCTTGGCAGTGGCAGATTCCATTAGTCATTCGAAGCGTCATTACCCCTCTTTCCTACAATGAAAAGGATCCATTTCTACCGGACTTAGGGGAAGTCCAATATCACCTAGAAAAGGTTCCTCTTATAAAGCTGGGAAGGGCCAATGCCCTTCCAGAAGAAGACTTTTTCTGGGAATATTCGCCTCCGACAGGCGTATGCGTGGTGATCTTATCACCTGTGGTTGAATATGATGGTAGGGTGTTTGCTTGTTGTGGTCCTTCCCATTATGCTAGCCATTATTCGCCTTTGGTACTGGGAGATGCTAGAAAAACATCTTTAAGAGAAATTTTGTCGAAAGCAAAAGAGGATCCAATCTTAGAAATCATTGCTCTGCTTGGGCCTTACGGACTATTCAGGATTCTAAAAGATAGGTTTCCTTTGATCAATGTTCCTGAAAGAGCACGTTATTCAAGCATTTGCGATCTGTGTATGGATATTTTAAATGAGCCACAATTAGTGGAAAAGCTGCGGGAATATTTTGTGGGAAAGGATGGCAAAAGCTTTTTAGTGGCTTCAAGAATGATGGAAAAAATTCAACCAAGCTAA
- a CDS encoding efflux RND transporter periplasmic adaptor subunit: MKLRNDKVETETQLARLDLALKMVGFSNKRTFQQKDEEASKSKEIQVMKSRYDYFLKKKEQLFLRSSIDGIIVSPNVESLKGRYFKAGETILKIRDMHHFSLVAPLNQSQSRIVYSGAEVKGIWISTKKYFIVMLPM, encoded by the coding sequence TTGAAACTAAGAAATGACAAAGTTGAGACTGAGACACAGCTTGCAAGACTTGATTTAGCCTTAAAAATGGTTGGGTTCTCAAACAAAAGAACATTTCAACAAAAGGATGAGGAGGCCTCTAAGTCAAAAGAAATTCAAGTAATGAAGAGCCGTTACGATTATTTTTTGAAAAAAAAAGAACAGCTTTTTCTCCGCTCATCTATTGATGGCATCATTGTTAGCCCAAATGTGGAATCTTTGAAAGGAAGATATTTTAAAGCCGGAGAAACCATTCTCAAAATTAGGGACATGCATCATTTTTCGCTTGTAGCGCCACTGAATCAATCCCAATCAAGGATTGTGTATTCTGGAGCTGAAGTCAAAGGGATCTGGATAAGCACAAAAAAATATTTCATAGTCATGTTGCCCATGTGA
- a CDS encoding efflux RND transporter periplasmic adaptor subunit has product MECIFSVFWVRFLLWWKMALKGEELFIKDNLDATQSESSLEPLLEEKGSYRAVLLPIADLRLSAKASGILEKFFFEEGACVKKGDIIAQLNSEDEKAEIARAEAEIGVHEAEVEKAEVEFKRIEGLYKEEIVSPKQYEEAKYQYQMAQNKLKEAKALLITAQNRLESKMVRSPIEGVFFKKLRNEGESVERLEPVARVIDVSELQMVIYCDSKHFGKLHPKDKLSVELVDGPCAGKRVEATVVYVDPFLDPASGTFRVKLVMHASKEVVAGITAEVVIPEDKKEFPSHSPIIGLNVGEKIK; this is encoded by the coding sequence ATGGAGTGTATTTTCTCTGTCTTTTGGGTTCGTTTTTTGCTTTGGTGGAAAATGGCCTTAAAAGGAGAAGAATTGTTTATTAAAGACAATCTTGATGCTACTCAATCTGAATCCTCCCTAGAGCCTCTACTGGAAGAAAAAGGTTCCTACCGAGCCGTACTACTTCCCATTGCAGATCTAAGACTGAGTGCTAAGGCTTCTGGGATCCTCGAAAAGTTTTTTTTTGAAGAAGGAGCATGTGTCAAAAAAGGAGACATCATAGCCCAGTTAAACAGTGAGGATGAAAAAGCAGAGATTGCAAGAGCTGAGGCAGAAATAGGAGTGCATGAAGCTGAAGTTGAAAAGGCAGAAGTGGAATTTAAAAGAATTGAAGGGTTGTACAAAGAAGAAATCGTTAGTCCTAAACAATATGAGGAGGCTAAATATCAATATCAAATGGCTCAAAATAAATTAAAAGAAGCCAAGGCTTTATTAATAACTGCTCAGAATCGGCTAGAATCCAAAATGGTCCGCTCTCCTATAGAGGGTGTATTTTTTAAAAAATTAAGGAATGAGGGAGAGTCTGTGGAAAGATTGGAACCGGTGGCTCGAGTGATTGATGTTTCGGAACTTCAAATGGTAATTTATTGCGATTCAAAACACTTTGGAAAATTGCATCCCAAAGACAAACTTTCCGTTGAATTGGTTGATGGACCTTGTGCTGGAAAAAGAGTGGAAGCGACCGTTGTGTATGTGGATCCCTTCCTTGATCCTGCTAGTGGGACTTTTAGAGTAAAACTGGTGATGCATGCCTCAAAAGAAGTGGTTGCGGGGATTACTGCTGAGGTCGTAATACCGGAAGATAAAAAGGAATTCCCTTCCCATTCTCCAATCATAGGCTTGAATGTAGGAGAAAAGATCAAATGA
- a CDS encoding efflux RND transporter periplasmic adaptor subunit: protein MESEKNILLSFFSLPPDTFFERLLLFSGSFSKPEDLFVIVSQYSILNIGIKGMRIGRFIGGRWEIVWSSSQEPNQWETDYEMRVFFIQWFNKTFLEKHSCYLAKTPSAIDSNHPQHETLQGYNTTGLHHLFFPLFFGDTSWGVVHYWLEETETLDQKYRWLSSLSSTLGNCLKALAFAGKLLFQNSQASFSNTSDGLYLKCLEDLAVENDTERIEFLVVNYVREIAGCDRTCLFTVPLTNKGFSFLTTQDFAKANVFELKAVSSLSKIHKQSDQALLLKEAGIALFRAANPHHFQDLPPKPKKSVFAMFFDEEQAIEDQKINTVEKKESSPLRIGFAMRESATKERPLAIMRYFQNIPMNWLAAFPLMDQQQRVYGFISWEGKEKIIPSLDLFNLLQKIAIVGGKSVARAYFNQKKFWIFSKTTRTHPLLNPLVFYSSLLVLILIVAFFPLPMKIKGNAVLIPSFEMSVPALVSAKIESIHVQIGDYVKKGTLLIQLDPTNILLKIKEVEQDYKKNMAEADLAQNLKQETAMQLSRLNALKSQAVLKSLYNDFHNSSIRAPIDGVVMGPSNLMSRRGDIPQVGEVLVQLADPRYWKVKIALREQDFIYLGRVIERQKEPLVVSFRLAADPSKSYRLLLRSLSQFISGVETEGKKYEFSLIIPWEEKNIDPLLLKKGLRGQAKVYVGLRPLAYIAFRDVIGFLRLHVFFW from the coding sequence ATGGAAAGTGAAAAAAATATATTGCTTTCTTTTTTTTCACTCCCTCCAGATACCTTTTTTGAAAGACTTCTATTGTTCTCTGGCTCTTTTTCAAAACCAGAAGACCTGTTTGTAATTGTTAGTCAATATTCTATTTTAAATATCGGCATAAAGGGGATGCGAATCGGTCGGTTTATTGGAGGTCGTTGGGAAATAGTCTGGTCTTCTTCTCAAGAGCCAAATCAATGGGAAACTGATTACGAAATGAGAGTTTTTTTTATCCAGTGGTTCAACAAAACCTTTTTAGAAAAGCATTCCTGTTATTTAGCAAAGACTCCATCGGCCATAGACTCCAATCATCCACAGCATGAAACACTTCAAGGTTACAATACGACTGGTCTACATCATCTTTTTTTCCCACTGTTTTTTGGAGATACTTCTTGGGGAGTCGTCCATTACTGGTTAGAAGAGACAGAAACACTTGACCAAAAATATAGATGGCTTTCTTCGCTTAGTAGCACCCTTGGAAATTGCTTAAAGGCGCTTGCTTTTGCTGGAAAACTTCTTTTTCAAAATTCCCAGGCTTCTTTTTCCAATACTTCCGATGGACTCTATCTGAAGTGTCTAGAAGACTTGGCAGTGGAAAACGATACAGAAAGAATAGAGTTTTTAGTTGTTAATTATGTGCGGGAAATTGCTGGTTGCGATCGAACCTGTCTCTTTACTGTTCCTTTAACAAACAAAGGTTTTTCTTTTTTAACCACTCAGGATTTTGCAAAGGCCAATGTGTTTGAACTCAAAGCGGTCAGTTCTCTTTCGAAAATCCATAAGCAGTCAGATCAAGCACTTCTATTAAAAGAGGCTGGAATAGCCCTTTTCAGAGCTGCCAATCCTCATCATTTCCAAGACCTACCGCCGAAACCGAAAAAATCGGTTTTTGCTATGTTTTTTGATGAAGAACAAGCAATAGAAGATCAGAAGATTAATACGGTCGAAAAAAAAGAAAGTAGCCCGCTACGGATCGGTTTTGCTATGCGGGAATCTGCAACAAAGGAGAGGCCTTTGGCTATAATGCGTTATTTTCAGAATATTCCTATGAATTGGCTAGCTGCTTTTCCTTTGATGGATCAGCAACAAAGAGTTTATGGGTTTATTTCCTGGGAAGGGAAGGAAAAGATCATTCCAAGTCTAGATCTATTTAATCTCTTACAAAAGATTGCGATTGTTGGAGGCAAAAGCGTTGCCAGAGCCTATTTCAACCAGAAAAAATTTTGGATTTTCTCCAAAACGACAAGGACTCATCCTCTTTTAAATCCTTTGGTCTTTTATTCATCTTTGCTTGTATTGATCCTCATTGTAGCTTTTTTCCCTCTACCAATGAAAATAAAGGGGAATGCGGTGTTAATTCCTTCTTTTGAAATGTCAGTTCCTGCCCTGGTCTCAGCAAAAATCGAATCGATCCACGTTCAAATTGGAGACTATGTGAAGAAAGGGACACTGCTTATTCAGCTGGATCCGACAAATATTCTTCTTAAGATAAAAGAAGTAGAACAGGATTATAAAAAAAATATGGCTGAAGCTGACCTTGCTCAAAATTTGAAACAGGAAACAGCAATGCAGCTATCCAGACTGAATGCCTTAAAATCCCAAGCGGTCCTAAAGAGTTTGTATAATGACTTTCATAATAGTTCTATTCGAGCTCCAATCGACGGAGTTGTCATGGGGCCCAGTAATTTAATGTCTCGGAGAGGGGATATCCCGCAAGTCGGAGAAGTTCTAGTCCAACTTGCTGATCCGAGGTATTGGAAAGTTAAGATTGCTTTAAGAGAACAAGATTTTATATATCTAGGCCGGGTGATTGAAAGACAAAAAGAGCCGCTTGTGGTGTCTTTTCGACTTGCTGCTGATCCATCTAAAAGTTATAGACTTCTTTTAAGATCTCTTTCCCAGTTTATTAGTGGAGTAGAGACCGAAGGAAAAAAATATGAATTTTCTTTGATCATTCCATGGGAAGAGAAAAACATCGATCCGCTACTTTTGAAGAAAGGATTACGTGGTCAGGCGAAGGTTTATGTGGGGCTTAGGCCATTGGCCTATATAGCTTTTCGTGATGTCATTGGGTTTCTCAGGCTTCATGTGTTTTTTTGGTAG
- a CDS encoding NADH-quinone oxidoreductase subunit B family protein produces the protein MLTEKIESEKESELIKLSEALQGACRKKLGRSLAIREVDAGSCNGCELEIHALNNPFYDIERFGIRFVASPRHADLLLVTGPVTKNMSEALKRTYDCTPIPKWVVAVGDCAAGCGVFKQSYAVMSGGVSDIVPVDLWIYGCPPSPIDLLRGLILLLER, from the coding sequence ATGTTAACAGAAAAAATTGAGTCTGAAAAAGAAAGCGAACTAATTAAACTTTCAGAAGCTTTGCAAGGAGCCTGTAGAAAAAAACTTGGAAGAAGCCTGGCTATAAGGGAAGTGGATGCGGGTTCTTGCAATGGCTGTGAATTAGAAATCCATGCTTTAAACAATCCTTTTTATGATATTGAAAGGTTTGGAATCCGGTTTGTGGCTTCACCTAGGCATGCCGATCTACTACTAGTTACTGGTCCTGTGACCAAGAACATGAGTGAAGCCTTAAAAAGAACATACGATTGTACTCCAATTCCTAAATGGGTAGTAGCGGTTGGAGATTGTGCTGCAGGCTGTGGAGTCTTTAAGCAGAGCTATGCCGTCATGAGCGGTGGAGTAAGTGATATTGTACCGGTGGATCTCTGGATTTATGGTTGTCCTCCCTCACCGATTGATCTTCTTCGTGGATTAATTTTATTATTGGAAAGATGA
- a CDS encoding nucleotidyltransferase family protein, translated as MKTKKKKENNFILLTPEQKALLLLSNKILDDLQKTELLEIFSRQNFDWHQFFELSFQHSLWPIVYNKLKNNFPFLLPQDIDLKFHLLNKHTAKRNIFLLDEFQKILSMFHDHGIQVIPLKGLELSQRLYEDFFSKTITDIDLLVPIPAIQKAIFLLHSKLGYHSYNHSPYKLSSLFFWEKDLTLLKKKFEEDQAPSICELHWAPCFNRVLDKKFLESTWKESSMSAFEDIPLQRMPKENELLFLLTHGSKHRWEKMSYLLDLHQFILWANFSQQDWERMIEKAFCFGWNRFCLLGLALSKNYYKSPIPEPVFDILEKSWITREEIFSVSKRSSSFPLPRHFTLLELFDSKKHKFFFILKSLRFPSSEIVKTYRLPFFLSFLYIPLSAFVAIRGWIQKNCSSLREFIRRIQ; from the coding sequence ATGAAAACTAAAAAAAAGAAAGAAAACAATTTTATCTTATTAACTCCTGAACAAAAAGCACTGCTTCTTTTAAGCAATAAAATACTTGATGATTTACAGAAAACAGAACTTTTAGAAATTTTTTCAAGACAAAACTTTGACTGGCATCAATTTTTCGAACTTTCCTTCCAGCATTCTTTATGGCCTATTGTTTATAATAAGCTTAAAAATAACTTTCCTTTTCTTCTTCCCCAAGATATCGACTTAAAATTCCATCTACTGAATAAACACACTGCAAAAAGGAATATCTTTCTTTTGGATGAGTTTCAAAAAATACTGTCTATGTTCCATGATCATGGGATCCAAGTAATACCCTTGAAAGGATTGGAACTTTCTCAAAGACTCTACGAAGATTTTTTTTCAAAGACCATTACCGATATCGACCTGTTAGTCCCAATCCCAGCTATCCAAAAAGCTATCTTTCTACTTCATTCCAAACTAGGATACCATTCATACAACCATTCTCCCTATAAGCTTTCTTCGCTCTTTTTTTGGGAGAAAGATCTAACTTTATTAAAAAAAAAATTTGAAGAGGATCAGGCCCCATCAATTTGTGAGCTCCATTGGGCTCCCTGTTTTAATAGGGTATTGGACAAAAAATTTTTGGAATCAACATGGAAAGAATCTTCCATGTCTGCTTTTGAGGATATTCCCCTTCAAAGGATGCCTAAAGAAAATGAACTTCTTTTTTTATTGACTCATGGAAGCAAGCATCGATGGGAAAAAATGAGTTATCTTTTAGATCTGCATCAATTCATTTTGTGGGCAAACTTTTCACAACAAGATTGGGAAAGAATGATTGAAAAAGCCTTTTGTTTTGGTTGGAACCGATTCTGCTTATTGGGTCTTGCATTATCAAAAAATTACTATAAAAGTCCTATCCCTGAACCCGTTTTTGATATTTTAGAAAAAAGTTGGATAACAAGAGAAGAAATTTTTTCTGTCTCAAAAAGATCCTCTTCTTTCCCCCTACCCCGTCATTTCACGCTTCTCGAGCTCTTTGATTCCAAAAAACATAAATTCTTCTTCATCCTCAAATCTCTTCGTTTTCCCTCCTCAGAGATTGTAAAAACTTATCGATTGCCTTTCTTTTTATCTTTCCTCTACATCCCCCTTTCAGCTTTTGTTGCGATTCGTGGATGGATCCAGAAAAATTGTAGTTCTTTGAGAGAATTCATAAGAAGGATCCAATGA
- a CDS encoding site-2 protease family protein, whose translation MTLGGFSQQSTTKEKIVPYRLRTDLIFQKQIFGNKTYYIVKDPLGLSYYRFPPQEAFLATLFDGKRTTEEIAEIFNAHWPHRKINPAEVLRFASILSRRNLTILPANQWMDQLPRKASSFFHQLSKFFVKIFFIKFPLVRPSSWLDRIVHRLWWLWSFQGVVLTVCFWLFTLLFLFFHRTSFITNQIQFFSPQNIFLLYLAIIIDKSLHEFGHATTCRRFGGEIHEMGVGLFFFIPVGYVDASDSWVIPDKKARIFVGLAGVYTELIVASIAAYFWVFLPLGLAKNLAFNLMVTASVTTLFFNFNPLMKFDGYYALVDLLEIPNLREKSFAYCTAKLQEWLLGYQDPSNQGKKNESINAWIFFIYSILSTVYMAYLCHSIGQVVRNFLKPIGLERVGEFLGFSLEVAFVMAILLRIFFQPLLMISKTEGIKKSLCKLQWVAIGGVALGILCMLPVREKVRTVGVVRSDFGQNVTSPDGGLFRRYGSIVVNR comes from the coding sequence ATGACTTTGGGAGGATTCAGCCAACAGTCAACGACAAAAGAAAAAATTGTTCCTTATAGATTAAGAACTGATCTAATTTTTCAGAAACAAATTTTCGGTAACAAAACCTATTATATTGTCAAAGACCCCTTGGGACTTTCCTATTATAGGTTTCCTCCTCAAGAAGCTTTTCTTGCCACCCTTTTCGATGGGAAAAGAACAACCGAAGAGATAGCTGAAATTTTTAATGCCCACTGGCCGCATCGGAAGATTAATCCGGCAGAAGTGCTGCGATTTGCTTCAATTCTTAGTCGAAGAAATCTGACTATTCTTCCAGCAAACCAATGGATGGATCAACTCCCCAGAAAAGCTTCTTCTTTTTTTCATCAGTTAAGCAAATTTTTTGTAAAGATTTTTTTCATCAAATTTCCCCTTGTTCGTCCCTCTTCTTGGCTTGACAGGATTGTTCATCGTCTCTGGTGGTTGTGGTCTTTTCAAGGGGTAGTGCTAACCGTTTGTTTTTGGCTCTTCACTCTTCTTTTTCTTTTTTTCCATCGCACTTCTTTTATAACCAATCAGATCCAGTTTTTTTCTCCACAAAACATATTCTTACTTTATTTAGCCATCATCATTGACAAGAGCCTTCATGAGTTTGGGCATGCGACTACATGCCGGCGTTTTGGGGGAGAGATTCATGAAATGGGTGTAGGCTTATTCTTTTTTATCCCTGTAGGATATGTGGATGCTTCAGATAGCTGGGTGATTCCGGATAAGAAAGCAAGGATTTTTGTTGGCTTGGCTGGAGTTTATACAGAATTAATTGTTGCCTCCATAGCCGCTTATTTTTGGGTTTTTCTTCCCTTAGGTCTGGCAAAAAATCTTGCCTTTAACCTTATGGTTACGGCTAGTGTGACGACCCTCTTTTTTAATTTCAATCCTTTGATGAAGTTTGATGGCTATTATGCATTAGTTGATTTGCTTGAAATACCAAATCTTCGGGAGAAATCTTTTGCGTATTGCACAGCAAAACTCCAGGAATGGCTTTTAGGATATCAAGATCCATCTAATCAAGGGAAAAAAAACGAGTCCATAAATGCATGGATCTTTTTTATTTATTCCATTTTGTCTACAGTCTACATGGCTTATCTTTGTCATTCGATTGGCCAAGTTGTTAGAAATTTTCTTAAGCCGATAGGGTTGGAAAGAGTAGGCGAATTTTTAGGATTTTCTTTAGAGGTTGCTTTTGTAATGGCTATTTTATTAAGGATTTTCTTTCAACCCCTCTTGATGATCTCTAAAACCGAAGGCATAAAAAAGAGCCTCTGCAAGCTTCAATGGGTAGCCATAGGAGGGGTTGCCTTGGGCATACTCTGTATGCTTCCTGTAAGAGAAAAGGTCCGGACGGTGGGAGTGGTTCGATCAGATTTTGGACAAAATGTAACGAGTCCAGATGGGGGATTGTTCAGGAGATATGGGTCTATAGTGGTGAACAGGTAA
- a CDS encoding PqqD family protein, which translates to MDVASSCKKVKIPEWISYEQIENELILLNTVDWNYYRLDVYGTVVWKKLIDYGGDVNALKKWVLEHFEGNPFQIQNDIDCLIKALIEKNLLVIDQGQQKDPLA; encoded by the coding sequence ATGGATGTTGCTAGCTCATGTAAAAAAGTGAAGATCCCAGAGTGGATTAGTTATGAACAAATAGAAAATGAATTGATTCTTCTCAATACAGTAGATTGGAATTATTATAGGCTAGATGTCTATGGCACAGTTGTATGGAAAAAACTGATCGACTATGGTGGAGATGTCAATGCCTTAAAAAAATGGGTGCTTGAGCATTTCGAAGGGAATCCTTTTCAAATTCAAAACGACATAGATTGTTTAATCAAAGCGCTTATAGAAAAGAACCTTTTGGTCATAGACCAAGGCCAACAAAAGGATCCTTTGGCTTAA
- a CDS encoding hydrogenase large subunit gives MKKLELSPHSTEEAVEIEAGKRKKCWSLEKVSKERWIELSKEVASGKWTLFGLWGSPRKVNMVLLDESQSKLQVIELETPLGKFPSVAIEVPSAARLERTIYDLFGLIPEGSFDNRPWLDHGKWQLRFPLGNILPPEEQKPYPFFLSEGENLHQIPVGPVHAGIIEPGHFRFTMGGEIVVRMEERLGYTHKGIEKLFFEASIEGGAEIAARISGDATVAYSYAYALAVEEAIGITPPPRAVWLRALMAEMERMANHFGDIGAICNDAAFPRILSRCAVLREKILRFSKDFFGHRLMMGRIVPGGLTVDLSKEGKEKLYLLLKEIREELCSIKYFYDSKNSLQDRTVGTGILNARSAKLFGAGGFIGRASGRNFDARKCFAYPPYDKLSFESPLLEAGDVNARVWIRILEIEQSSFLIEQILNNLPFGNTLSVMKEPKVSGQGLAVVESFRGDILLWIEIEKGKIIRCHPRDPSWFQWPLLEKVIVGAIVADFPLCNKSFNCSYSGHDL, from the coding sequence ATGAAAAAACTAGAACTTTCTCCGCATTCCACTGAAGAAGCTGTAGAGATTGAGGCTGGAAAGAGAAAGAAATGTTGGTCTTTGGAAAAAGTCAGTAAAGAACGTTGGATTGAGCTTTCCAAAGAGGTAGCTAGTGGAAAATGGACTCTATTTGGCCTTTGGGGTTCGCCTCGAAAAGTCAATATGGTTCTTCTCGATGAGTCTCAGTCAAAGCTGCAAGTGATAGAACTGGAGACGCCGCTTGGAAAATTCCCCTCGGTAGCTATAGAAGTGCCCTCGGCTGCCAGGTTAGAAAGAACAATTTATGATCTTTTTGGATTAATCCCTGAAGGCTCCTTCGACAATCGCCCATGGCTTGATCATGGAAAATGGCAACTGCGTTTTCCTCTAGGGAACATTCTTCCTCCCGAGGAACAAAAACCCTATCCTTTTTTTCTGTCCGAAGGCGAAAATCTCCACCAGATACCTGTAGGCCCTGTCCATGCTGGTATCATTGAACCTGGTCATTTTCGATTCACCATGGGAGGGGAGATCGTTGTGCGTATGGAAGAACGATTAGGCTATACCCATAAAGGTATTGAAAAACTTTTCTTTGAGGCTTCCATCGAAGGGGGGGCTGAAATTGCAGCTAGAATTTCTGGTGATGCGACCGTTGCTTATTCCTATGCTTATGCTCTTGCTGTTGAAGAAGCCATTGGAATTACTCCTCCTCCAAGGGCTGTTTGGTTAAGAGCGTTGATGGCTGAAATGGAAAGGATGGCCAATCACTTCGGGGATATTGGAGCAATCTGTAATGATGCGGCTTTCCCAAGGATTTTGAGTAGGTGCGCTGTTTTGCGAGAAAAGATTTTGCGGTTTTCAAAAGACTTTTTTGGACACCGATTGATGATGGGAAGAATTGTACCGGGAGGGCTTACCGTAGATTTGAGTAAGGAAGGAAAAGAAAAGCTCTATCTGCTTCTGAAAGAAATTAGAGAGGAACTTTGTTCTATAAAATATTTTTATGATTCAAAAAACTCTTTACAAGATAGAACGGTAGGCACAGGCATATTGAATGCTCGATCTGCCAAGCTCTTTGGAGCTGGTGGGTTTATTGGGAGAGCTTCTGGAAGAAACTTTGACGCCCGAAAATGCTTTGCGTATCCTCCCTATGATAAACTTTCTTTTGAATCCCCTTTGTTAGAGGCAGGGGATGTCAATGCGAGGGTGTGGATTCGGATCTTGGAAATTGAACAGAGTAGCTTTTTGATCGAACAGATTTTAAATAATTTGCCTTTTGGCAACACCCTCTCAGTGATGAAAGAACCAAAAGTAAGCGGACAGGGACTTGCTGTCGTAGAAAGTTTTCGTGGGGATATATTGCTATGGATAGAGATTGAAAAAGGAAAGATCATCCGTTGTCACCCAAGGGATCCGTCTTGGTTTCAATGGCCGCTACTTGAAAAGGTTATCGTTGGAGCAATTGTCGCGGATTTTCCGCTTTGTAATAAATCCTTCAACTGTTCCTATTCAGGACATGATCTATAA